One Candidatus Bathyarchaeota archaeon DNA segment encodes these proteins:
- a CDS encoding class I SAM-dependent methyltransferase, translated as MPLNSYFNFSVKRKLKVIRKYNCEAEVYDELHFEEQFKKYSLMKGFVALRESDVCLDCGCGTGLLITQLLNKPKLIVGVDFSIGMLKKAKEKFKGESKVELVLADVNFLPFINEVFDNVFSFTVIEGKINGVKALKEIHRVAKRDSLVILSILKEALNISKLKATIKENKFKIVNEALTNLSSKDYLFILQKT; from the coding sequence ATGCCATTAAATAGCTATTTTAATTTTTCGGTTAAAAGAAAGCTTAAAGTCATTCGCAAGTATAATTGCGAAGCTGAAGTTTATGATGAACTCCATTTTGAAGAACAGTTTAAAAAATACTCATTAATGAAGGGTTTTGTAGCTTTAAGGGAAAGCGATGTTTGCTTAGATTGCGGCTGCGGCACAGGCTTGCTTATAACTCAATTGCTTAATAAACCAAAGCTTATAGTAGGCGTGGATTTTTCAATTGGAATGCTTAAAAAAGCAAAAGAGAAATTTAAGGGTGAAAGCAAAGTAGAGCTTGTGCTTGCAGATGTAAACTTTTTACCATTTATAAATGAGGTTTTCGATAATGTTTTCTCTTTCACAGTTATTGAAGGAAAAATTAATGGAGTTAAAGCTTTAAAAGAGATTCATCGCGTAGCTAAACGCGACAGCCTAGTGATTTTAAGCATTCTTAAAGAAGCGTTAAACATAAGCAAGCTTAAAGCTACGATTAAAGAAAACAAATTTAAAATTGTTAATGAAGCTTTAACAAATTTATCTTCAAAAGATTATTTGTTTATATTGCAAAAAACGTGA